The genomic DNA CCGCCGGAGTTTCTATGTTCTGCTCACTCAGCCTGGCCGCTTTTATTGGCGCCCTTTTTCCTTTAATCTTTAACCGATTAAACATAGACCCGGCTATCGCCTCCGGCCCCTTTGTGACCACAGTGATGGACATAACCGGTCTGACGGTCTATTTCATCCTGGCCAGCCTTCTGGTTAAGGCGCTGACTTAGGTTTAGCAGGTCGATTTAGTTTCCAAAGGTTCCTTGTCCGTTTCCCCAATAACTGCCCCCTAACCGCACAGCTCGAATTCAACTTCTTCATTTTGCCAGAAAATACCAATATGGTCAATATCCCAGATCGCAGCTCTCCAATTTACTTGTCAAGGAAAATCGACTCTTAGGCGATGGCTTTCTCTTAAAAGACCTTAACTACGGAGGTCTTAAAGGTCAGATATACCTCTAAACCAGGCTTAAGTCCCATTTCCTCAAGGGATTTTTGAGTGATAATAACCACAAACTCTACGCCGGCTACATCTACACCAATTCTAACCTGGGATCCAATGAAAGAAAGAGCTGTAATCCGTCCTGAAAAGGAATTTCGGGCCGATGAAACCAGGCTGTCTCTGGATACGATTATCTCCTTAGGGTCAATCAATATGTGGCCAGGCCCTCTCTTTTCGGTTACCACCTTTACGATGATAGCGGTATCTTCCTTATTCTTAATCACCGCTTGAGTTAGCCCATCCCCTTTGATCAATTCTACGGCCAATAGATTTTCGGGAGAAGCGATGACGGCCTTTCCATCAATCAGGGAAATAACCTCCTCTGTCATCCGATATGCCTGAGAAAGGCTATGGGTGGTAAAAATAATAGTGGTAGAATGAGTCCGGTTTATCTTGGTGATAAGGGCCTCGATGGTCTCAATCGTTCTTTTATCGATATTGGCGGTCG from bacterium includes the following:
- a CDS encoding ABC transporter ATP-binding protein gives rise to the protein MIKPSQTHHPPSAIPKPLIKVEGLTKSYGNRPVLDIPHLEFHQGKIYCLFGPNGSGKTTLLNILSLLESPTSGKIFFEAEEVTTSSLSARRKMGMVAQDPFLFHTAVERNVGYGLAIRGVKSKERKEQVRRILSEVGLPGFESRSTKELSGGEAQRVAIARALVFNPTLLFLDEPTANIDKRTIETIEALITKINRTHSTTIIFTTHSLSQAYRMTEEVISLIDGKAVIASPENLLAVELIKGDGLTQAVIKNKEDTAIIVKVVTEKRGPGHILIDPKEIIVSRDSLVSSARNSFSGRITALSFIGSQVRIGVDVAGVEFVVIITQKSLEEMGLKPGLEVYLTFKTSVVKVF